The following proteins come from a genomic window of Sulfitobacter indolifex:
- a CDS encoding Na+/H+ antiporter subunit E, protein MMRPIRWLLPHPFLTLLLTVVWVLLQNKFSAGMLVFGLILGIVIPVLTARWWTDRPQGIRPLRMIAYVILVLWDIIIANIQVAWIILTKSNASMSPAWVVIPLDLKEPEAISILAGTITLTPGTVSADLSDNGRYLLVHALDATDPDAVRDEIKDRYERRLKEIFL, encoded by the coding sequence ATGATGCGACCTATCCGTTGGCTGTTGCCGCACCCGTTTCTGACCCTGTTGCTGACGGTGGTCTGGGTCCTGCTGCAAAACAAATTTAGCGCGGGCATGCTGGTCTTTGGTCTGATCCTCGGGATTGTGATCCCGGTGCTGACCGCGCGTTGGTGGACCGACCGGCCCCAAGGCATTCGCCCGCTACGCATGATCGCCTATGTGATCTTGGTGCTGTGGGACATTATCATCGCCAATATTCAAGTGGCGTGGATCATCTTGACCAAATCCAACGCCAGCATGTCGCCCGCTTGGGTGGTCATACCGTTGGACCTGAAAGAGCCCGAAGCGATCAGCATTCTGGCAGGCACCATCACCTTGACGCCCGGCACCGTCTCGGCTGATCTGTCGGACAATGGGCGCTACCTGCTGGTGCATGCGCTGGACGCCACCGACCCCGATGCGGTGCGAGATGAGATCAAAGACCGTTATGAACGCCGCCTGAAGGAGATTTTCCTGTGA